DNA from Candidatus Neomarinimicrobiota bacterium:
CATCTTTATAAGTAACAACCTTCAATTCACCAGGTTCATATCTAACACTATCCCATCTCAATCTATATTCGAAGCGACCTTTCTTTTTTCTTCCAAGTGATTTACCATTAAGAAAAAGTTCAGCTTCATCGCCGGAAGTAAAAACATGAACAGGTGTGATTTTACCTATTCTATCGGGCCAATTCCAGTGTGGCAGTATATGAGCCATTGGATAATCTGGGCGCCACTTTGATTGATACAGATAAAACCTATCCTTCTTAAAACCAGCTAAGTCTATTATTCCAAAATAAGAACTCCGCGATTCATAATATGGGGTTGGCTCTCCTAAATAATCCCATCCTGACCATACAAATTGTCCTGCTACAAAAGGATGCCTATCAATTGATGCAAACACTTTATCGGGAGATGCACCAAAATCAGCAGCATAAAGCTCGTAGGCATTTACATGACGAATTTTTGAATCACCACCACGACCGTCCCTAACAAAATCGCTGACTTTATTTGTTACGGGGAAAAGATAAACACTGCGACTGCTCAATGAAGCAGCTGTCTCAGTACTTAGAATGACTTTTTCCGGGAATTGTTTATGAAACGGTTCGTATTGAGGAGGCGTACGAATTTTATCAGTTCCCTCAAATTCAGGATCCTGTCGAATACCCTCCCCCTGATAATTTAGACCTATAACATCCATGACAGCTGGCAGAGGCACATAAGGCTTTGCCCAGTTCATGGCACAGGTAACAGGTCGGCTAGGGTCTTCTTCCTTAACAATTCTATAAAGCCTTTTCGCAATCTCTACCCCACTCTCACCAGTATACTGCTCGCCCACCTCATTACCAATACTCCATATAATTACAGATGGATGATTCCTATCCCTTCGTATGAATGCCCTTAAATCCTGCTCGTACCACTCGGGAAAAATAAGGTGAAAATCATACGTGGTTTTCCCTATCTCCCAGCAGTCGAATATCTCATCTATTACAAGAAACCCCAGCCTGTCTGTCAGCTCCAATAGTTCAGGTGCAGGAGGGTTATGTGCTGTCCGTATAGCATTACAACCCATTTCCCTTAAAATTTCTAATTGCCTCTCAGCAGCGCGCAAATTAAAAGCTGTCCCTAATGGCCCAAGGTCATGATGTAGATTTACACCTTTAATTTTAACCAATTCTCCATTTACAAAAATACCAGAATCAGGATCAAATCGAATATGCCTGATACCAAATGGTGTCTCAAATTTATCTATAATCTTACTACCTTCCCATAATGTAGTTACCGCTATATACTGATGAGGATATTGTTCTGGTGGTGGACCCCAGAGTTTTGGTTTCTCGACAATAGTTGAAGACTCTATTTTTTCTCTGCTACCCGGTAATATTTTCATTTCTATTGGTTTAAATGACGCTACCTTCTCTCTTACTATCTTTCTTAAAGGATCGAAGTAATGAATATCTGTTTTTACATAAACATCTGCTTCTCTATTCGAATCGTTTTGAATGCAAACTTCAATCCTGACATTGGCAAAATCTCTGGAAACTTCAGGAGTAACTACAAATGTACCC
Protein-coding regions in this window:
- a CDS encoding glycoside hydrolase family 2 protein, with translation MNGRLNVNFVGCSLIIFILIIYVNIFYECGKKVIYYNVRKRISINDDWRFFKYPSREKADSLVYDLFQFMYKSKKDEIDVAKLAGFKNFNSFQFILKPWVTPTGNEFIKDSSRHYKRPKDNPSSNFPFVLLDYDDSNWEIVDLPHDWAINGPFFTGPNPEVGGSMGRLPSPGVGWYRKKIFIPESDSGKCIFLEIDGAMSYTIVWVNGNVAGGWPYGYASWYLDITKYIKWGDENLIAIRLDNPPNSSRWYPGGGIYRNVWLTKTNPVHVSHWGTFVVTPEVSRDFANVRIEVCIQNDSNREADVYVKTDIHYFDPLRKIVREKVASFKPIEMKILPGSREKIESSTIVEKPKLWGPPPEQYPHQYIAVTTLWEGSKIIDKFETPFGIRHIRFDPDSGIFVNGELVKIKGVNLHHDLGPLGTAFNLRAAERQLEILREMGCNAIRTAHNPPAPELLELTDRLGFLVIDEIFDCWEIGKTTYDFHLIFPEWYEQDLRAFIRRDRNHPSVIIWSIGNEVGEQYTGESGVEIAKRLYRIVKEEDPSRPVTCAMNWAKPYVPLPAVMDVIGLNYQGEGIRQDPEFEGTDKIRTPPQYEPFHKQFPEKVILSTETAASLSSRSVYLFPVTNKVSDFVRDGRGGDSKIRHVNAYELYAADFGASPDKVFASIDRHPFVAGQFVWSGWDYLGEPTPYYESRSSYFGIIDLAGFKKDRFYLYQSKWRPDYPMAHILPHWNWPDRIGKITPVHVFTSGDEAELFLNGKSLGRKKKGRFEYRLRWDSVRYEPGELKVVTYKDGRKWAEDIVRTTGEPYRLIAKADRNKIKADGKDLAFITVRIADEEGYTVPDANNKVNFHIEGPGEIVATANGDPTDFTPFPSKSRKAFNGLVLCIVKSKKGIPGRIKVVAESEGLKKAKVIIEIKN